One Cytophagales bacterium DNA window includes the following coding sequences:
- a CDS encoding DUF6624 domain-containing protein, whose protein sequence is MPTIRAFGAESSQMDSLNSRILRFDSTALVFIKEVIDTHGWLGKSQIGAAANRTLFLIIQHAPENDIRKAYFPLLEASVKQGESEKSDMATMNDRILVRDGKPQIYGTQSHMVDGKLEPFPIEDVKNVNKRRRKVGLGKMKKL, encoded by the coding sequence ATGCCCACCATAAGAGCATTTGGTGCTGAGTCATCTCAAATGGACTCACTGAATTCGCGTATACTGCGATTCGATTCCACCGCTCTTGTGTTCATCAAAGAGGTCATTGATACTCATGGATGGCTAGGTAAGAGCCAAATTGGAGCCGCTGCCAATCGCACATTGTTTCTGATAATCCAACATGCACCGGAGAACGACATAAGAAAAGCGTATTTCCCCCTTTTGGAAGCCTCCGTGAAACAAGGTGAGTCTGAGAAATCTGACATGGCAACCATGAATGATCGCATCCTGGTCCGGGATGGAAAACCTCAGATCTATGGTACGCAATCACACATGGTGGACGGAAAGCTTGAACCATTTCCTATTGAGGATGTAAAGAACGTCAACAAAAGACGAAGAAAAGTGGGATTAGGGAAAATGAAAAAGCTGTGA
- a CDS encoding alpha/beta fold hydrolase: protein MIDKNLGIHRTKQFMAKPFKYNCLWIIFLLSSFACQTDHNSVDELDGATNDVKSSLQQHTVLSDGHLMNVWEKKAENTKGAILFIHGRTWSSLPNFDLQVADEELSLMDGMVAQGYTAYALDLRGYGATPRDSTEWLSPNKAASDILNVLNWISSQNQGIKVHLFGYSMGSTSSLLAAQKSPEDIASLTVFGYWQDLDTQIPENPDEQLQKIVNTAEAAASDFITPGSISQVAIDAYVKSALADDPIKVDWRYVHQFNDINPSSISTPVLVLQGALDPIAPTDRQAKLFTRLKTFDKSWVVISGGDHAAFLEASRKDLIHSLTAFIDRFNEY, encoded by the coding sequence ATGATTGATAAAAATTTAGGAATCCACCGTACGAAGCAATTCATGGCAAAGCCCTTCAAGTACAATTGTTTGTGGATAATATTCCTCCTCTCATCTTTCGCGTGTCAGACTGACCATAATAGTGTCGACGAATTAGATGGAGCAACTAACGATGTGAAAAGTTCATTGCAACAACACACCGTGCTTTCAGATGGCCACCTGATGAATGTCTGGGAGAAAAAGGCTGAAAATACCAAAGGTGCGATCCTTTTCATTCATGGAAGGACCTGGAGTAGCTTACCCAATTTTGATTTACAAGTAGCTGATGAAGAGTTGTCTTTGATGGATGGCATGGTTGCGCAGGGTTATACTGCTTATGCACTGGATCTGCGTGGTTATGGGGCAACACCAAGGGATAGCACGGAATGGCTGTCACCCAACAAAGCTGCTAGCGATATTCTCAATGTTTTGAATTGGATTTCTTCCCAAAACCAGGGAATAAAAGTCCACCTGTTTGGTTATTCGATGGGATCAACCTCCAGCTTGCTAGCAGCTCAAAAAAGCCCTGAAGACATAGCGAGCCTGACCGTATTTGGGTATTGGCAAGACCTGGATACACAAATCCCTGAGAATCCCGATGAGCAATTGCAGAAAATCGTCAACACTGCTGAAGCTGCTGCCAGCGATTTCATTACTCCGGGTAGTATCAGTCAGGTAGCGATAGACGCCTATGTAAAGTCAGCACTCGCTGATGACCCAATAAAAGTGGATTGGAGGTATGTCCACCAATTTAATGACATCAACCCGTCCTCCATTAGCACGCCAGTCCTTGTGCTGCAAGGTGCCTTAGATCCGATTGCCCCTACAGACAGGCAAGCTAAGCTATTCACCAGATTAAAGACTTTTGACAAAAGTTGGGTCGTCATATCCGGCGGAGATCATGCCGCCTTTTTGGAAGCATCCAGAAAAGATTTGATCCATTCACTGACAGCCTTTATTGATCGGTTCAATGAATACTAG
- a CDS encoding UBP-type zinc finger domain-containing protein, whose product MLCEHLENFERKKPRIYQCDECVKTGDTWVHLRTCQECGTTLCCDSSPNKHATAHFKSHGHPVVVSAEPGESWAWCYEHEMIKKQRV is encoded by the coding sequence ATGCTCTGCGAACACCTGGAAAACTTCGAAAGAAAAAAGCCTCGAATTTATCAATGTGATGAATGCGTGAAAACCGGTGACACCTGGGTGCACTTACGCACCTGTCAGGAATGTGGGACCACCCTTTGTTGTGATTCCTCGCCCAACAAGCATGCGACTGCCCATTTCAAATCACACGGACATCCGGTGGTAGTCTCCGCAGAACCTGGAGAATCCTGGGCCTGGTGTTACGAGCATGAGATGATCAAAAAGCAGCGGGTGTAA